From Pirellulales bacterium:
TATTGAAGTGCGACAACAATCGCGGATTCACTGGCAGGCCGGTCCACACGGCAGCCAAACTTTGTGCGTCGTAACGCCGATAATGGCCAAACGCCTCGTCATGCGGGCTCCACAGCCGCATGTCGGCCGGCACGGTAATTAAAATTTGAGCACCGGGCGGGCAGGCGTCGACAATGCTGGCCAACAAGTCGCGATCGTCGGCCACGTGTTCCAGCACGTCGGTCAACATTACGACCGCCGCTCGGTTCAACCTGTGCTTCACATCCTGTGGAGCAAATCCGCAAACGAAGGTGACGCCCAGAAATCGCTGGCGGGCCAGCTCGACAGCCTCAGCCGAGGTGTCGACTCCCAGGCAGCGATATTCGTCGGCCAAAGCCGCCAAATTCGCCCCGGTGCCGCAGCCGATGTCGACGACCATCGGGCGAGATTCGATGGCTTTGACGGCCTCTCCCATCGTCAGCCGGCGATGCAGCCGCCACCGGTCATCCAATGGACTCGATCCTGGCGGTGCAATTTTGCGAATCACGTCGCGCAAAATCCGCCGTCGGGCGACAAACCACCAATGCCGCTGTTCAATCTGCGCATGAAGTTGAAATTGTTCCGACTGCATGCACAAGTGTAGGTTACGTCTGCGCCGGCGTCTGACGGCCTACATTTCTGGTCGAAGCGGCAGGGCCGTTGTTTTTCGGCTCGCTACCCAAGCAGCGCGCGATATTCCGCACCGCTTGACGGATGCGGTTTTCGTTTTCGATGAGCGCCATGCGCACGTAACCCTCACCGGCCGGGCCAAAACCAGCCCCGGGGCTTACGACCACGTCGGCTTCTTCCAGCAGCTTCATGGCAAAATCCAGCGAGCCCATTTTCGCCCAGGGCTCCGGAATTTTCGCCCACAGGAACATGCTGGCTCGCGGCGGCGTCACATTCCAGCCGATGCGATTCAACCCGTCGCACAGCACGTCGCGCCGGAGTTGATATTCCTTGGCTTGCGCCTCCACGGCCGATTCGCAATGCCGCAGCGCCATGATGGCGGCAATTTGCATGGGCCGGAACATGCCGTAATCGTAATAGGCCTTGATCGTGCCCAAGGCCCGCACAATTTCCGCGTTGCCAGCGCAAAATCCGATTCGCCAGCCGGCCATGCTAAAGCCCTTGCTCATGGTCGTGAATTCCACGGCCACGTCTTTGGCGCCCGGCACCGCCAGCAGACTGGGAGCTTGATAACCGTCGAAGCACACGTCGGCGTAGGCCAAATCGCTGATCAAAATGAAGCCATATTTGCGGGCCAGCTTGACCGCCTCGACGTAAAAGGGCGGATCGACCGTCACGGTGGACGGATTGTGCGGATAGTTCAAAATCACCATTTTCGGACGCGGCTCGATGTGCTGGCAAATGTAGGCCACGTTCGAAAGGAACTTTTCGCTGTCGGCCACTTCCAGCGTAATGGCGTTGCCAGAAGCCAGCGACACGGCGTACATGTGGGCCGGATACGTGGGGGCCGGCACAATGGCGGTATCGCCCGGGCCAATCAGGGCCAGGCACAAATGGCTGAAGCCCTCCTTGGAACCCAGGGTCACAATTACTTCGCTTTCCGGGTCCAGCCGCACGCCCCACTTTTTTAAGTAGCGGCTGGCGACTTCGCGCCGCAATTGCATGATGCCCAGCGACGGGCTGTAGCCGTGGTTCTTGGGATCGTGGGCCGCTTCGGCCAACTTGTCGATGATCAAATCGGCCGGCGGATCGGTGGGATTGCCCATTCCCATGTCGATGACGTCGTCGCCGGCGCGGCGCTTCTGGTACATCAGTTGATTCAGCCGGGCGAACAAATAAGCGGGCAAGCGCTTCATCCGTTCGGCCAGTTGAATTTGGAAGGGTCGCAGATCGTCAACCGGTTCGGGTTTATCTTCGGAATTGGTCATAGACATCATGCGGCGCCCCTGGCGAGTTTCATTGTGGGGCCCGATCTGGCAAATATTTGGCCAAGAAGCCCTACCTCAAGAATAGCCGCGCATTGGCACGGCGAAAAGAGACGCGCCGTTCGACGTAGGTTCGGGCAACTTTCCGCGACCTTGAGGATTAAACCGATTATCGCTGCACGGCAGAGCCGGCTCGCGGCTGATCGGCGTCAGATTGCGATGCGGAATCCGACCGTGCGCTGGAAGGCGAAGCAGTCTGCGTGGACGGCGGGTTTCGCGGCAAAAGGCCCGTCGTTTCGTAGGCGGCCGGCACGGTGGCGGAATCGATCATCGTGCGATCGATGGGGCCATTGGAACCTGGTCCCGTCGACGAGAGGGCGCGGGCGCCCGCTTTCGCCTCGTTCCGCTGCGGCGATTGCGAGGTTCCGGCCAGGTAATTGTCGATGCGGGCTTCCTCCTTAAGACGATCGAATTCGCCCGTCATTTTCAGCCGCATCTTCTTTTCGTGCACGTCTTCGTAAATCAGATTCTTCACCTCGTCTTTGCTGACCTGGACCGACTTGGTGAATCCTTCCATGTACATAATGACAAACTTATCGCCCACTTGAACGATGCCTGAAATCTCTCCGGGCTTCAACTTGAAGGCTTCTTTCTCCAGTTCCGGTTGGCCGCTGAATTGGCGGATGGGAGGCACGCGGCCTTCGTTGGCGCGGCTGGCCGGTTCGATGGAATACTGCTCCGCCAGCTTGCCGAAGAAATCGACCGATGGATTGTCGCGGGCCTTTTGCCACACTTCCTGGGCCCGACGCTGGGTGTCGAGCACGATGGCCCGCACTTGCGCTTTGGAGCCGTAATTCGATTTGTAACCCCGTTCAATGTCTTCATCGGTCACGGGCACGTCGCCGGCGATGAGCTTGAGCGCGGCGCTGGGCCACACGGCGTCGTGCAGGTATTTATCCATGGGCATGCCCTCGTCGGTGATCATTTTCAGCCAGGCGTCGACGTCGGGTTTGCCGTCCCGTTTCAATTTGCCGGCCGCCAGGGCCGCCCGGGCAACTTCCGCGTCGAGTTCTTGCTGAGTGACCGTCATGTGTTTTCGCTTGAGTTCTTGCTCCAGCAGTTTGCGATGGATCATGACTTCCAAAACTTGCTCGCCGTGGCGGTCGATGCACGCCTCGGACAGCTCGCGGATGGTAATCGCTTTGCCGTTGATGGTGGCGGCCACGCCGGGCATTTGCGCCCGCTTGACCGGATCGTTGTACACGTTGACCACCTGCGATTCGTCCTGCAACTTTTTGAACACTTCGGCGGCGACGGTGCGCAGCTTGCGATCGCGCACAAATTCCTCCAACCGGCCGCGAACCTGCTCCTTTTGGAAGCCCGAGGGCTCGGTTTGCCCTTCGCATTTGAGGATCACAAATTGGTTATGCACTGGAACCACCGGCGAAATGTCTCCCTCCTTCATTCCGAAGGCCGCTTTTTCCACGTTGGGGTCGCCAATGTGGCGGCGAATCGGTTGGATCAATCCGCCCAGGCTGGCGCTGTTCCCGTCGATGCTGTACTTGCGGGCCAGCATTTCAAAATCGCCGGGGTTCGCGGCGGCCTTGGCCTGCACGTCACGCGCTTTGTCGGCATTGTCGAGCACGATGATCCGGGCTTTCACGGCCACGCCGAATTCGGCGTCGTAGGCATCGTCGAGTTCCTGCGGCGTGGGCTGAATGCGTTCCGCCGCCAGGCGGCGTAGCGCCAGCGTCGGCAGAATAATATCGTCGGCGTATTGCTGCGCGTTGATGCCCCGCTCTTGCTTCAGCATTTGCAGCCATTGATCGACCGGAATGGAAAACTGCTTGGCCATGCGGGCAATTTCCTCGTCGACATCTTGCTTCGTGACCTTGATTCCTTGTTTATCGCAATAGGTGAGAATCAGATATTTATTCATCACCGTTTCTAGCACGTCCTTGCCGAACTGGGCCAGGCATTCCTGAGCCAATTCCTGGCGATGAATTTCCTCGCCGTTGACCACGGCCACCGTTTGCTGCTGCGACGACGTGGCATTGTTGCTTTGCACCGTCCCCGGATTGCCCGGCGCGGGCGCGGAACCATGTGCCGAGGAGTTGCCGCTGGGTGATGCGGCATCGGCGGCGCGCGATCCTAAATTGATGCTGCTGCGTCCCGGGGTTTGCGCGCCGGCCTGTTCACGCCCGCCAATGGCGCGAATCGCCACGCAAATCGCCACGACGCCAATGGCGCCGGCCAGCGGCAAAAAACGACGTTTCCACTTTCCCCGGCCGAGCGGCTCGGGGGATGCATCCATGCTAGTCATGACGGTTTCTCCATAAACCGTTTGAGAACTGGGTCGTGGGCGTGGCGTGCGATCGTCATCCTTTCCTTCATGGAAAAGCCCCGCCAGAAGGTCTGTTCCGGGCCCTCTGGCGGGCGCCATCGCCTGCTTTGAGGCAAGAACTATAGGCCCGATGCGATGCGGAGGTCAAGAGAACTTGGCCCGTTGGCACAATCTACGAAATCAACAAGCCACGTCAGCGAACTGCCGGGGCATCGTAAGAAGCAGGGCGGACATCGGTCGATCCGTCCGTGCTAGCTTCATAGGCACTCAACCACGATTGAATTTCCTGGGCACGCGCTTTTTGCCCCGTCGCATGGGCTATCTCTGCGGCTTGGTGGGCCGCCGCAACGGCCTGCTGGTGTTGATTTGTCCGCGCATACGCCACCGCCAGGTTCAACGCACAAACCAGGTCGTTCGGACTTAACCGAAGCACTTCCTGAAAGTGTTCAATCGCTGCTGCAGGCTGGCCACAGCCGACCAAGGCAATTCCCAAGTTAAAGTGGG
This genomic window contains:
- a CDS encoding class I SAM-dependent methyltransferase, with the translated sequence MQSEQFQLHAQIEQRHWWFVARRRILRDVIRKIAPPGSSPLDDRWRLHRRLTMGEAVKAIESRPMVVDIGCGTGANLAALADEYRCLGVDTSAEAVELARQRFLGVTFVCGFAPQDVKHRLNRAAVVMLTDVLEHVADDRDLLASIVDACPPGAQILITVPADMRLWSPHDEAFGHYRRYDAQSLAAVWTGLPVNPRLLSHFNSRLYPLIRGIRAMNRWRGRTSGAANTDFTLPAPPINSALEACFAGERRRLIGAIDGASAGYRRGVSLIAILQREAVPQSKTTTLNPIVLSGNAADLAASVISAPAAL
- a CDS encoding aminotransferase class I/II-fold pyridoxal phosphate-dependent enzyme; protein product: MTNSEDKPEPVDDLRPFQIQLAERMKRLPAYLFARLNQLMYQKRRAGDDVIDMGMGNPTDPPADLIIDKLAEAAHDPKNHGYSPSLGIMQLRREVASRYLKKWGVRLDPESEVIVTLGSKEGFSHLCLALIGPGDTAIVPAPTYPAHMYAVSLASGNAITLEVADSEKFLSNVAYICQHIEPRPKMVILNYPHNPSTVTVDPPFYVEAVKLARKYGFILISDLAYADVCFDGYQAPSLLAVPGAKDVAVEFTTMSKGFSMAGWRIGFCAGNAEIVRALGTIKAYYDYGMFRPMQIAAIMALRHCESAVEAQAKEYQLRRDVLCDGLNRIGWNVTPPRASMFLWAKIPEPWAKMGSLDFAMKLLEEADVVVSPGAGFGPAGEGYVRMALIENENRIRQAVRNIARCLGSEPKNNGPAASTRNVGRQTPAQT
- a CDS encoding peptidylprolyl isomerase; the protein is MTSMDASPEPLGRGKWKRRFLPLAGAIGVVAICVAIRAIGGREQAGAQTPGRSSINLGSRAADAASPSGNSSAHGSAPAPGNPGTVQSNNATSSQQQTVAVVNGEEIHRQELAQECLAQFGKDVLETVMNKYLILTYCDKQGIKVTKQDVDEEIARMAKQFSIPVDQWLQMLKQERGINAQQYADDIILPTLALRRLAAERIQPTPQELDDAYDAEFGVAVKARIIVLDNADKARDVQAKAAANPGDFEMLARKYSIDGNSASLGGLIQPIRRHIGDPNVEKAAFGMKEGDISPVVPVHNQFVILKCEGQTEPSGFQKEQVRGRLEEFVRDRKLRTVAAEVFKKLQDESQVVNVYNDPVKRAQMPGVAATINGKAITIRELSEACIDRHGEQVLEVMIHRKLLEQELKRKHMTVTQQELDAEVARAALAAGKLKRDGKPDVDAWLKMITDEGMPMDKYLHDAVWPSAALKLIAGDVPVTDEDIERGYKSNYGSKAQVRAIVLDTQRRAQEVWQKARDNPSVDFFGKLAEQYSIEPASRANEGRVPPIRQFSGQPELEKEAFKLKPGEISGIVQVGDKFVIMYMEGFTKSVQVSKDEVKNLIYEDVHEKKMRLKMTGEFDRLKEEARIDNYLAGTSQSPQRNEAKAGARALSSTGPGSNGPIDRTMIDSATVPAAYETTGLLPRNPPSTQTASPSSARSDSASQSDADQPRAGSAVQR